The following coding sequences are from one Solea solea chromosome 11, fSolSol10.1, whole genome shotgun sequence window:
- the LOC131468118 gene encoding transmembrane protein 26, with product MCHLVNILLALLSRFLFAVHGVVTVWRVVVVKGEPLYWLLLTGVALLGVEMAVTLKCTRNAEWKWFSPMVFLYLSTVIPSIWFLELSLLQSKLPVNSSSGPELHLLAQIPITAAIVNLEPENWVIGLEQTMLIVLVLGRWLMPKGDMSRDQLSQLLMVYVGLGADILDIFDTFKEPEVKTNRAIVIIGLALFSWALMQFPLVLTQKRYPKGESPHGSMRRRKGLFCCLGSPPSSASCCSSEVWSLLLTVGLQDGPFLLYRLYLMVQEQVLNQLMIFFTCKNILIVLLELYRIFVVQCEQNIGKLDLKKCDALVPCCQTRTGGEEIEEEEEQGDAGREERDESCHTDTEGGTKREEDQKVTQV from the exons ATGTGTCACCTCGTGAACATCCTGCTGGCCCTGCTGAGTCGCTTCCTGTTTGCGGTCCACGGCGTGGTCACAGTATGGCGTGTGGTGGTCGTTAAAGGGGAGCCTCTCTATTGGCTGCTGCTGACGGGCGTGGCTCTGCTGGGCGTGGAAATGGCCGTCACTCTGAAGTGCACCCGAAACGCAGAGTGGAAATG GTTCTCCCCCATGGTGTTCCTCTACCTCAGCACTGTCATTCCCTCCATTTGGTTTCTGGAGCTGAGCCTGCTGCAGTCCAAGCTGCCCGTCAACAGCTCCTCAGGCCCCGAGCTTCATTTGCTGGCTCAGATCCCGATCACAGCG GCCATTGTGAATCTGGAGCCGGAGAACTGGGTGATTGGACTGGAGCAAACCATGCTCATAGTGTTAGTCCTCGGTCGCTGGCTGATGCCCAAGGGAGACATGTCCCGTGACCAGCTGTCCCAGCTCCTCATGGTCTACGTTGGACTGGGGGCAGACATCCTGGACATCTTTGACACCTTCAAGGAACCTGAAGTCAAAACCAACCGGGCCATTGTTATTATTGGCCTGGCCCTTTTCTCCTGGGCGCTCATGCAGTTTCCTCTAGTGCTCACTCAGAAACGATACCCAAAGGGTGAGTCTCCTCATGGGAGCATGAGGAGACGCAAAGGTCTTTTCTGCTGCCTCGGTTCTCCACCCTCGTctgcctcctgctgctccagTGAAGTGTGGAGCCTGCTGCTCACAGTGGGGCTCCAAGACGGCCCATTCCTGCTTTACCGACTCTACCTCATGGTCCAAGAGCAGGTGCTCAACCAGCTTATGATCTTCTTCACCTGCAAGAACATCCTCATTGTCCTGCTGGAGCTTTACCGAATCTTTGTGGTTCAATGTGAACAGAACATAGGGAAATTGGATTTGAAGAAGTGTGATGCCCTCGTGCCCTGCTGTCAAACTCGGACGGGTGGGGAGGagattgaggaggaggaggaacagggagacgcagggagagaggagagggatgagagctgtcacacagacacagagggggGGACTAagagggaagaagatcagaaaGTTACCCAGGTATAG